The following proteins come from a genomic window of Methanosarcina sp. MTP4:
- a CDS encoding MFS transporter, whose product MNPDRFLIYTTVLTIMGLSNAVIPILPELAAQDHSSFGAFASSLLFSAYFLGALATMLPFGILSDRFGNLRFIGLGILLTAGSGLIILLSENLWVLLLARFVEGSACGAFFPAAFSTLSEYRNPGRYMGEFTFLLNAGLAAGTLFSGLLAETHLKGAIFIFTFMSFLLILLILPRNRELKSPGQAGKKTTENRSVVNSTTGNRNTEKRNTGNRNTGNRPDSFSDPFKSAFGTLTAVFRGRNSRILLLSMLLNGGIGILIAYYPDYSANFLTKAQLGSSIASLYICAMITSLLIGRFSIGERTMIRIGIAFSALGAFLAIQYPFPGFSCLGGGSGIAIVGFSLAFARMDIDRGLAMGLFNTTIYAGLSLAPITAGLFTGVLSLEEIFLANGCILTGAFFLKE is encoded by the coding sequence ATGAACCCTGACAGGTTTTTGATATATACAACGGTTCTCACAATCATGGGGCTTTCAAATGCTGTAATCCCCATCCTCCCGGAACTTGCAGCTCAGGACCACAGTAGTTTCGGGGCGTTTGCTTCCAGCCTTCTCTTTTCAGCTTATTTCCTTGGAGCCCTCGCAACAATGCTCCCTTTCGGCATCCTGTCAGACAGGTTCGGAAACCTCAGGTTCATAGGGCTCGGTATCCTCCTTACAGCAGGTTCCGGCCTGATCATCCTGCTTTCCGAAAACCTCTGGGTCCTTCTGCTCGCAAGGTTTGTGGAAGGCTCGGCCTGCGGAGCGTTTTTCCCGGCAGCCTTTTCCACCCTTTCGGAATACCGGAACCCGGGCCGCTACATGGGAGAATTCACCTTTCTGCTCAACGCCGGCCTGGCCGCAGGCACCCTTTTCTCAGGACTGCTGGCCGAAACCCACCTGAAAGGAGCAATTTTTATCTTCACGTTCATGTCATTTCTCCTAATCCTGCTCATTCTACCCAGGAACCGGGAACTTAAAAGTCCGGGCCAGGCAGGAAAGAAAACCACGGAAAACAGATCCGTGGTAAACAGCACTACAGGAAACCGAAATACGGAGAAACGAAATACAGGAAACCGAAATACGGGAAACCGGCCGGATTCCTTTTCAGACCCCTTCAAAAGCGCCTTCGGGACACTTACTGCCGTTTTTCGGGGAAGGAATTCCAGAATACTGCTCCTTTCCATGCTCCTGAACGGAGGAATAGGGATTCTCATAGCCTACTACCCGGACTACAGTGCGAACTTCCTGACAAAAGCCCAGCTTGGAAGTTCCATTGCAAGCCTCTACATCTGTGCCATGATAACCTCACTCCTTATAGGCCGCTTTTCCATAGGGGAAAGAACCATGATAAGGATAGGGATTGCTTTTTCTGCACTTGGAGCCTTTCTTGCAATCCAGTACCCTTTCCCCGGCTTCTCCTGCCTGGGAGGAGGCTCGGGAATTGCCATTGTAGGGTTCTCCCTAGCCTTTGCCCGGATGGACATAGACAGAGGCCTTGCCATGGGGCTCTTTAACACCACAATCTATGCAGGGCTTTCCCTTGCCCCGATCACAGCAGGACTTTTTACAGGGGTCCTGAGCCTGGAAGAAATCTTCTTGGCGAACGGCTGCATCCTAACAGGGGCTTTTTTCCTGAAAGAATGA
- the iscB gene encoding RNA-guided endonuclease IscB, with translation MFVFVLNTDGNPLMPTKPAKARILLKTGKAKVVRNTPFTIKLLFESISCTQPVTAGMDTGSKVVGCAAIASGKVLYQSEIYLREDVSKKMEQRRMYRRSRRSRKTRYRPARFDNRGNSRREGRLAPSIKSKLESHFREKRFVESLLTVTKWKVELASFDIHKIKNPEVSGTGYQEGDLKGFYNVKAYVLHRDGYTCQHCRGKSKDSRLHCHHIVFRSKQGTDSPENLITLCETCHEALHSGEFELSGRRSNTKHATEVGIVKSQIKKSGWNFEEVFGYETKFRREQVLGLEKKHYFDALAICCGDNQKVEPDDTIYFKKHVPAGDYQQRRGKRSEKKIPTGKLFGLRKFDLVKTEKGIGFIRGKRSSGYFSISDLFGNKISDSVNIKKKYRRLSARSTTLVQMVQLTHSSPTCHFRQAGTAEEGVSC, from the coding sequence ATGTTTGTATTCGTACTCAACACAGATGGAAACCCGCTCATGCCCACGAAACCGGCAAAAGCGAGGATCTTGCTCAAAACAGGAAAGGCAAAAGTGGTCCGAAACACGCCCTTCACAATCAAGTTACTTTTCGAAAGCATTAGCTGCACTCAACCCGTAACTGCCGGGATGGATACCGGCTCTAAGGTGGTGGGATGTGCCGCCATTGCTTCCGGAAAAGTGCTGTATCAGTCAGAAATCTACCTGAGAGAAGATGTTTCGAAAAAGATGGAGCAAAGGCGGATGTATCGGAGAAGCCGGAGAAGCCGGAAGACAAGGTACAGGCCAGCAAGGTTTGATAACCGGGGAAATTCGAGGAGAGAAGGAAGGTTAGCTCCTTCCATCAAAAGCAAACTCGAATCTCATTTCAGGGAAAAACGGTTTGTGGAATCCCTCCTTACGGTAACGAAGTGGAAGGTCGAACTTGCTTCCTTTGATATCCACAAAATCAAAAACCCGGAAGTTTCAGGGACAGGGTATCAGGAAGGGGACCTAAAAGGTTTCTACAATGTCAAGGCTTACGTTTTGCACAGGGACGGCTACACCTGCCAGCATTGCCGAGGAAAGTCAAAGGATTCCCGGCTACATTGCCATCACATCGTTTTCAGGTCAAAGCAGGGAACAGATTCTCCGGAAAACCTGATTACGCTCTGTGAAACCTGTCACGAAGCCCTGCATTCCGGGGAATTTGAGCTTTCAGGGAGAAGGTCAAACACGAAACATGCCACGGAAGTTGGCATTGTCAAGTCCCAAATCAAGAAATCCGGCTGGAATTTTGAGGAAGTGTTTGGGTACGAAACAAAGTTCCGGCGAGAACAGGTTTTAGGACTCGAAAAAAAGCATTATTTTGATGCGCTTGCTATCTGTTGTGGGGACAATCAGAAAGTAGAACCGGATGATACGATCTACTTCAAAAAACACGTTCCTGCGGGGGATTATCAGCAACGGAGGGGGAAAAGATCCGAGAAGAAAATACCTACCGGAAAGCTTTTTGGGCTCAGGAAATTCGATCTTGTAAAAACAGAAAAGGGGATCGGGTTCATTCGAGGCAAACGGTCAAGTGGGTATTTTTCGATCTCAGATCTCTTTGGAAACAAAATTTCAGATAGTGTCAATATTAAGAAAAAATATAGGAGACTGAGTGCGAGGAGTACTACCTTGGTTCAGATGGTACAGTTGACGCATTCCTCCCCCACCTGCCATTTCCGGCAAGCCGGAACTGCCGAGGAGGGAGTCTCCTGCTGA